One Bacillus sp. 1780r2a1 DNA segment encodes these proteins:
- a CDS encoding LysR family transcriptional regulator codes for MDIRELQHFMEVVNQKSFTKAASAIHLSQPALSKIVKKLEEELGVDLFDRSTRKLTLTDAGQVVYNQSQKLVSTLHELHALLDDLRHLPTGEIKIGIPPLIGTIVFPMIAKKFTKKHPQVTLELVELGAKRIVELVESEQVDLGIIVLPVQNPMFHVYPFVQEEFNLYIHHKHPLAQKQVVSLSELKEEPFILFSKDFSLHDRIIHECIEAGFQPKIAYESSQWDLIIELVASELGIAILPKSVYPKINNPLIRSIPISSPTPMWELGIILKKERYMSFATRELLSFLVDEEIILPSHMMKKEEAQNLPTP; via the coding sequence ATGGACATTCGTGAACTGCAACACTTTATGGAAGTTGTAAACCAAAAGAGTTTTACTAAGGCTGCATCTGCTATTCATTTATCTCAACCAGCTTTGAGTAAAATTGTGAAAAAGCTTGAAGAAGAATTGGGTGTAGATTTATTTGATCGCTCGACTCGCAAATTGACTCTTACAGATGCAGGTCAAGTTGTATATAATCAAAGTCAAAAATTAGTTTCGACATTGCATGAACTTCATGCTTTATTAGATGATCTTAGACACTTACCAACCGGAGAAATTAAAATCGGTATCCCGCCTTTAATTGGCACCATTGTTTTTCCAATGATTGCCAAAAAATTCACTAAGAAGCATCCACAAGTAACCCTAGAGCTCGTAGAATTAGGTGCTAAGCGTATCGTTGAACTTGTTGAGTCTGAACAGGTGGACCTTGGAATCATTGTACTTCCGGTGCAAAATCCTATGTTTCATGTTTATCCCTTTGTACAAGAAGAATTTAACTTATATATTCATCACAAACATCCACTTGCTCAAAAGCAGGTCGTGTCTCTATCGGAATTAAAAGAGGAACCTTTCATTTTATTTAGTAAGGATTTTTCGCTTCATGACCGTATTATCCATGAGTGTATCGAAGCCGGCTTTCAGCCAAAAATTGCATATGAAAGCTCGCAGTGGGACCTCATCATTGAACTCGTGGCTTCTGAGCTAGGGATTGCTATTTTGCCAAAATCAGTTTATCCAAAGATTAATAACCCGCTCATACGTAGCATTCCTATTTCATCCCCAACACCAATGTGGGAGCTAGGTATTATTTTAAAGAAAGAACGCTATATGTCATTTGCTACGCGAGAGCTTCTTAGCTTCTTAGTAGATGAAGAAATTATCCTACCGTCCCATATGATGAAAAAAGAAGAAGCTCAAAACTTACCTACTCCGTAA
- a CDS encoding YjdJ family protein — protein MSIKYMTQLFAACFIFLLSIAATWYEGSNLIDDSFEWGDSAKYTSVASSSIQSGYDISQVDYFIYAAKFYPFFPIMMLTSGLYLLTLLLFVAFKNRCSYMSFCLFILAMLLFSLGYKLSASPTVGAGSLMKTCLTTGSFVLIFSFYYGLKYLKTHKIPFLSS, from the coding sequence ATGTCAATTAAATATATGACTCAGCTATTTGCAGCTTGTTTCATATTTCTTTTATCAATAGCTGCAACATGGTATGAGGGTTCCAACTTAATTGATGATTCATTTGAATGGGGAGACTCAGCAAAGTACACTTCTGTTGCTAGTTCATCTATTCAATCAGGATACGACATTTCACAAGTGGATTATTTTATTTATGCGGCTAAATTTTACCCATTTTTCCCTATAATGATGCTTACGAGCGGCTTATACTTACTTACTCTCCTGTTATTTGTTGCTTTTAAGAACCGCTGTTCATATATGAGTTTTTGTTTATTTATACTAGCAATGCTGCTGTTTTCCCTTGGGTATAAACTATCGGCAAGTCCGACTGTAGGAGCAGGATCGCTTATGAAAACTTGCTTAACAACCGGGTCGTTTGTGTTAATTTTCAGCTTTTACTATGGTTTAAAGTATTTAAAAACTCACAAAATCCCTTTCTTATCTTCATAA
- a CDS encoding alkene reductase, producing MTRYSKLFERTKLENLQLKTRTAMAPMTRCFADDETGVVNKEIAQYYRRRAKDGIGLIISEGVVISDRAKGNPGVPGIYTREQIEAWKEVTNAVHEEGGTIIAQIWHVGRLSHHELIKGQQPQAPSAIAADGQVPRFRKPYETPEEMTKEDIKEVVSQYAQAAKNAIEAGFDGVEIHGAHGYLIDQFNSEFSNKRTDEYGGDLKQRLTFMKEVISSVIDAIGAERVVIRFSPHKVDAPDYRWDDAEKAIQTYVEAFKEVGVKIIHPSMLNFYEDVKDGKNLYEIVRNYWSGPIIGVGDLTPDSAERALEAGWIDVAAIGRPLIANPDYLHRIKQDEPLVEYDPATHLPKLI from the coding sequence ATGACTCGCTATTCTAAGCTATTTGAACGAACAAAGTTAGAGAATTTACAATTGAAAACAAGAACTGCAATGGCTCCCATGACACGATGCTTTGCAGATGATGAAACAGGCGTTGTAAACAAGGAGATTGCCCAGTACTATCGTCGTCGCGCTAAAGACGGCATTGGTCTTATTATCTCAGAAGGTGTTGTAATCAGTGACCGCGCGAAAGGAAATCCAGGTGTTCCAGGAATTTATACGCGAGAGCAAATTGAAGCGTGGAAAGAAGTAACAAATGCTGTTCACGAAGAAGGAGGGACGATTATTGCGCAAATTTGGCACGTAGGACGTTTAAGCCATCATGAGTTAATTAAGGGTCAACAACCTCAAGCTCCTTCTGCTATCGCTGCTGATGGTCAAGTTCCTCGCTTCCGTAAACCTTATGAGACACCGGAAGAAATGACAAAAGAAGATATTAAAGAGGTTGTTTCTCAATATGCTCAAGCTGCTAAAAATGCTATAGAAGCTGGATTTGACGGAGTTGAAATTCACGGTGCACATGGCTACTTAATTGATCAGTTTAACTCTGAGTTTTCTAATAAGCGCACGGATGAATACGGTGGAGATTTAAAACAACGATTAACGTTCATGAAAGAAGTAATTTCTTCCGTGATTGATGCAATTGGCGCAGAACGTGTTGTAATTCGTTTCTCTCCGCATAAAGTTGATGCACCTGACTATAGATGGGATGATGCGGAAAAAGCAATTCAAACCTATGTCGAAGCATTTAAAGAAGTCGGCGTGAAAATAATTCACCCTTCCATGCTTAATTTTTACGAAGATGTAAAAGATGGTAAGAACCTGTATGAAATCGTTCGAAACTACTGGAGTGGCCCAATTATCGGCGTAGGTGATTTAACGCCAGATTCTGCAGAACGTGCTTTAGAAGCTGGCTGGATTGACGTAGCAGCTATCGGGCGTCCACTTATTGCAAACCCTGACTATTTACATCGTATTAAACAAGATGAACCCCTTGTAGAGTACGACCCTGCTACACACTTACCAAAACTTATTTAA
- a CDS encoding DUF2273 domain-containing protein: MSGLDKLLPYRGRLFGLLLGLILAILLLTIGFGPTILVIGFMGIGYLIGKWRDGQLDIEAWLRFFTRRP, from the coding sequence ATGAGTGGACTTGATAAGTTACTTCCTTACCGCGGACGCTTGTTTGGCTTACTACTTGGACTTATTTTAGCAATTTTATTATTAACAATTGGCTTTGGCCCTACAATTCTTGTAATTGGGTTTATGGGTATTGGGTACTTGATTGGAAAGTGGCGAGATGGACAATTAGATATTGAAGCTTGGCTGCGTTTTTTTACTCGCAGACCTTAA
- a CDS encoding YeiH family protein, translated as MNRNNFIKNGRFLAYTGGLTFTFAVAIGGYLLASLSIFQMIGPLACALLIAIIYRNYIGYPTQFKPGIKFASTFLLRGAIILYGLQLQIDQIFAVGIGIFFKDALVIILSITCMLLIGKWLKADLAILLLLGVGTGVCGAAAIGAVSPILKSKEEDIAISVGIIALIGSILSIAYPFLQSILDLSPEEYGIWSGMSLHEIAHVTLAAMPAGQEALSLAIIAKLGRVLWLIPLSCLFVLFMKRKEKQETSTVIKFPWFLVGFLLMSIFNSYILERYVYIPNAIVSTIPTLTTFLLTMAMVGLGLNVNIKTLCFKSARPLIAIIITSLLLSTITLVMI; from the coding sequence ATGAATAGAAATAATTTTATAAAAAATGGACGTTTTTTGGCATATACCGGTGGTCTTACTTTTACTTTTGCTGTTGCAATAGGAGGATATTTACTTGCATCTCTCTCAATTTTTCAAATGATAGGTCCCCTTGCTTGTGCACTATTGATTGCAATTATTTATCGTAACTACATTGGGTATCCCACTCAATTTAAGCCAGGCATTAAATTTGCATCTACGTTTTTACTTCGTGGTGCTATTATCTTATATGGTCTTCAGCTTCAGATTGATCAAATATTTGCCGTAGGGATTGGTATTTTTTTCAAAGATGCATTGGTTATTATCTTATCAATTACCTGTATGTTACTGATTGGAAAATGGCTAAAAGCAGATTTGGCCATTTTATTATTACTCGGTGTAGGAACAGGCGTATGCGGAGCAGCCGCCATTGGGGCCGTTTCGCCTATTTTAAAATCAAAAGAAGAAGACATTGCAATAAGTGTTGGGATTATTGCGCTAATTGGAAGCATTCTCTCCATTGCCTACCCTTTTCTTCAGTCAATTTTAGACCTTTCTCCTGAAGAGTACGGAATATGGTCTGGCATGAGTTTACACGAAATCGCTCATGTAACCCTTGCTGCTATGCCTGCCGGCCAAGAAGCTCTATCACTTGCTATTATAGCTAAACTTGGCAGAGTTCTATGGTTAATTCCACTTAGCTGTTTGTTTGTTTTATTTATGAAAAGGAAGGAAAAACAAGAGACATCAACTGTCATTAAATTCCCTTGGTTCTTAGTGGGCTTTCTCTTAATGAGCATTTTCAATAGCTATATTTTAGAAAGATATGTATACATTCCTAATGCAATAGTGAGCACCATTCCTACCTTAACTACGTTCCTTTTAACAATGGCAATGGTTGGTCTAGGATTAAACGTTAACATTAAAACGTTATGTTTCAAATCTGCTCGACCACTAATAGCAATTATCATTACCTCATTGCTTCTATCAACTATTACACTAGTGATGATTTAA
- a CDS encoding NUDIX domain-containing protein, whose amino-acid sequence MKNEMLRIFDDNNQLIGQASRAEVHRLGYWHETFHCWFISHEAAKDYIYLQLRSLDKEDYPDLFDITAAGHLLADETVGDGIREVEEELGVKVKREELISIGKIHYQAYKEEFIDKEIAHVFIYETPYKISDYQLQLEEVAGIVCVDFNHFYNFCFGKTNSFLAEGFICQGGVKSIFKDDITYNSLVPHELSFYQQVVERIKQYLNRR is encoded by the coding sequence ATGAAAAATGAAATGTTAAGGATATTTGATGATAACAATCAGTTAATTGGACAAGCATCACGGGCAGAAGTTCATCGACTTGGATATTGGCATGAAACGTTTCACTGTTGGTTTATTAGTCATGAAGCAGCTAAAGACTATATTTATTTACAGCTTAGAAGTCTCGATAAAGAAGACTATCCAGATTTATTTGATATCACTGCTGCAGGACATCTTTTAGCTGACGAGACCGTTGGAGATGGAATTCGAGAAGTTGAAGAAGAACTAGGTGTAAAAGTCAAAAGGGAAGAACTAATTTCAATTGGAAAAATTCACTACCAAGCTTACAAAGAAGAGTTCATAGATAAAGAGATTGCGCATGTGTTTATATACGAAACGCCATATAAAATAAGCGACTATCAGTTACAGTTGGAAGAGGTAGCAGGAATTGTTTGTGTGGATTTTAATCATTTTTACAATTTTTGTTTTGGGAAAACAAACAGTTTTCTTGCCGAAGGATTCATATGCCAGGGCGGTGTGAAGTCTATTTTCAAAGATGACATCACCTACAACAGTTTAGTCCCTCATGAACTTAGTTTTTATCAACAGGTGGTAGAGCGTATTAAACAGTATTTAAATAGAAGATAA
- the amaP gene encoding alkaline shock response membrane anchor protein AmaP, with product MNSFNRLLLVLIGVVGLISAGLLALTVYDVPNLSNWLQTWQQQEWFYYTVLAISAFLAVVFLILLCTGLFTSSPDRELIIVTSEGKITISKATIESTALKAIQSVQGIRSPKVEALINPRKEYVSVLVSCSLFGREGLPSIGKDMQAEIKRAVESLLELPVHSVRIHLTDTKTQTKERVV from the coding sequence TTGAATAGTTTTAATCGACTTCTTTTAGTTCTAATTGGAGTAGTTGGACTTATTTCTGCAGGTTTATTAGCCCTAACTGTTTATGATGTTCCAAACTTATCTAATTGGTTACAAACTTGGCAGCAGCAAGAATGGTTCTACTATACAGTTTTAGCTATAAGTGCCTTTTTAGCAGTAGTATTTCTTATCTTGCTATGTACAGGCTTATTTACTAGCTCTCCTGACCGAGAGTTAATCATTGTCACTAGTGAAGGAAAAATAACGATTTCCAAAGCTACTATTGAATCAACTGCGTTAAAAGCCATTCAAAGCGTTCAAGGAATTCGTTCACCAAAAGTAGAAGCGCTAATTAATCCTCGAAAAGAATATGTGAGCGTATTGGTCAGCTGCTCTTTATTTGGTCGTGAAGGGTTACCTTCAATCGGTAAGGACATGCAGGCAGAGATTAAGCGCGCTGTTGAATCTTTGCTAGAACTTCCTGTTCATTCTGTCCGCATTCATTTAACTGATACAAAAACACAAACGAAAGAACGCGTTGTGTAA
- a CDS encoding arylamine N-acetyltransferase codes for MVHVQQFLEHIHVHPQTDQTLLLKHIHKQSVLTIPFENLDIHLNKPLSMNPEEVFDKVVRNKRGGLCFETNSLLYTILTKIGFEVRLISGAFWNETQESWNKDCTHLALCVEISGKSYLADIGIGGGFFEPLLIEDRYTYKDHNGEYRVVKRNDEWIVQEKNNNWQDLFKFSLQSRKLEDFYGACRYYEQDSTSFFRQKKLCSVATKDGKISLSSNTLKITNGLNKRETAINSEGEFRAKLKEYFDIVL; via the coding sequence ATGGTTCATGTTCAACAATTTTTAGAGCATATTCACGTACATCCACAAACAGATCAAACATTACTATTAAAACACATACATAAGCAATCCGTCCTTACAATTCCTTTTGAGAATCTTGATATTCACTTAAATAAGCCTTTATCAATGAACCCAGAGGAAGTGTTTGATAAAGTTGTACGAAACAAACGCGGCGGGTTATGTTTTGAAACAAACAGCTTATTGTACACAATCTTAACAAAAATTGGGTTTGAAGTAAGGTTGATATCAGGCGCATTTTGGAACGAAACGCAAGAGAGTTGGAACAAAGACTGTACGCATCTCGCGCTCTGTGTAGAGATAAGTGGAAAAAGTTACTTAGCCGATATTGGAATTGGAGGTGGCTTTTTTGAACCTTTACTAATTGAGGACCGATATACGTATAAAGATCATAATGGTGAATATCGAGTGGTAAAGCGTAATGACGAATGGATTGTTCAAGAAAAAAACAATAATTGGCAGGATCTTTTTAAATTTTCTCTTCAATCAAGAAAACTAGAAGACTTTTATGGTGCCTGCAGGTATTATGAACAAGATTCAACCTCATTTTTTCGCCAAAAGAAGCTCTGTAGCGTAGCGACTAAGGATGGAAAAATCTCATTGTCATCCAATACGTTGAAAATTACAAACGGACTGAATAAAAGGGAAACAGCTATTAACTCAGAGGGTGAATTTAGAGCAAAGCTAAAAGAATATTTTGATATTGTTCTATAA
- a CDS encoding Asp23/Gls24 family envelope stress response protein: MAESTTQTMKHENKLTFEDQVIKKIAGIAANEIKGILSMSGGFMSGLTDRFRNSEDITKGVQAEVGEKQVALDLKVIVEYGKNVPTIFNETVTNVKKAVHEMTGLEVVEVNMHVEDVMTREEFETKNNNAEKEQDSKREIQ; the protein is encoded by the coding sequence ATGGCAGAATCTACTACACAAACAATGAAACATGAAAATAAATTAACATTTGAAGATCAGGTGATAAAGAAGATTGCAGGTATTGCTGCTAACGAAATCAAAGGTATCTTATCGATGAGCGGAGGGTTTATGAGTGGTTTAACAGATCGGTTCCGAAACTCAGAAGATATTACAAAAGGCGTGCAGGCAGAAGTAGGAGAAAAACAAGTAGCGCTTGATTTAAAAGTGATTGTTGAATATGGTAAGAATGTGCCAACAATCTTTAATGAAACGGTTACAAACGTAAAAAAAGCAGTGCATGAAATGACTGGGCTTGAGGTAGTTGAAGTGAACATGCATGTGGAAGACGTAATGACTCGTGAAGAGTTTGAAACAAAAAATAATAATGCCGAAAAAGAGCAAGACTCTAAGCGAGAGATTCAATAA
- a CDS encoding GlsB/YeaQ/YmgE family stress response membrane protein gives MSFIWMLIVGGLIGWLAGIITGKGVPGGIIGNIIAGFIGAWLGGLIFGNWGPEMGGFAIVPAIIGSIILVLIVSFVMRKMRRNHA, from the coding sequence ATGTCATTTATTTGGATGCTTATTGTAGGTGGACTTATTGGTTGGTTAGCTGGCATTATTACTGGAAAAGGTGTTCCTGGAGGTATCATTGGTAATATTATCGCCGGTTTTATCGGAGCTTGGTTAGGTGGACTTATTTTTGGAAACTGGGGTCCTGAGATGGGCGGATTCGCCATTGTACCTGCGATTATCGGCTCTATAATTTTAGTATTAATTGTAAGTTTCGTTATGAGAAAAATGCGTAGAAATCATGCTTAA
- the corA gene encoding magnesium/cobalt transporter CorA: protein MIKTYLYNQQDEQTKVGMPLTEAIEQLKNPQNLLWIDLYDVESIELNEVAKKFGFHPLAIEDCLHDSPRAKIDDYEDYKFFVFHALRYNEESDNEITTLELNVFVGPNYVVTIHKHKLKWLGQMDAICSRSSKYMNKGADFLLYALIDGITDEYFPILDRIGIRIEELEDEMYDEEVKEVTEEFLALKRTIILIRRVILPQRRIFLAVNGKWKFDINEDNTPFFIDLIDHLERIVDSTETFRDLVNSALDTYYSIISAKSSEKLNMLTIISTIMLPLTFVTGFFGMNVPIPYQDSHYSTLVILLILIALTWGMWKYFKSNRLL from the coding sequence ATGATTAAAACATATCTTTATAATCAGCAAGATGAACAAACGAAAGTCGGTATGCCATTAACAGAGGCAATTGAACAACTAAAAAACCCTCAGAATCTTTTGTGGATTGATTTGTATGATGTTGAAAGTATAGAGTTAAATGAAGTAGCGAAAAAATTTGGTTTTCACCCTTTAGCCATTGAAGACTGTCTACACGATAGTCCTAGAGCTAAAATTGATGATTACGAAGACTACAAGTTTTTTGTATTTCATGCTTTACGATACAATGAAGAAAGCGATAACGAAATTACCACGTTAGAACTTAACGTGTTTGTAGGTCCAAATTATGTGGTGACGATTCATAAGCATAAGTTAAAGTGGTTGGGACAAATGGATGCTATTTGTTCTCGAAGCTCTAAGTATATGAATAAAGGTGCCGACTTTTTGCTTTATGCACTTATTGATGGTATTACGGATGAATATTTTCCAATTCTTGACCGTATCGGTATTCGGATTGAGGAGTTAGAAGATGAAATGTATGACGAAGAAGTAAAAGAAGTAACGGAAGAATTCCTTGCGTTAAAGCGAACAATTATCTTGATTCGTCGTGTTATTTTACCTCAGCGTCGTATTTTCTTGGCGGTAAATGGAAAGTGGAAGTTTGATATTAATGAAGACAACACCCCGTTCTTTATTGATTTAATTGATCATTTAGAGCGAATTGTAGACTCAACTGAGACTTTTCGTGACTTAGTAAACAGTGCCCTTGATACGTATTATTCTATTATTAGTGCTAAGTCATCAGAAAAATTAAACATGTTAACAATAATATCAACCATTATGCTTCCGCTCACTTTTGTAACGGGTTTTTTTGGAATGAATGTTCCAATTCCCTATCAGGACTCACATTATTCTACGCTTGTTATCTTACTGATACTTATTGCGTTAACATGGGGAATGTGGAAGTATTTTAAAAGCAATCGTTTATTATAA
- a CDS encoding DUF3231 family protein, translating to MDNNGRVVTLTSGEVGSLWEGYIGETMLLCVMKHFSQHVYDGNVKGILTKNTDLLHARIARYQLIFEQEKMIAPAGFSEADVFLNAPRMFSDKFYLFYLKEMARGSIIQYSDALFGSHRRDMREFFIQNMNEYIDIFHDTIEYLLEKGIVIRTPSIPIPSKIEFVESESFLGKLRGKQRPITAQEIKAVYVNLDTNMLGKSLMIAFSQAAESDDLREYLVRGRKIAHKHIELFINLLTDEDLPSPQLWDPEVSESRIAPFSDKLMMYHTGIASTNGLSNYGTALSKVARKDITIDFGRLSLETAKFALDGVKISIKKGWLEQPPLAANRDFLSK from the coding sequence ATGGATAACAATGGAAGAGTTGTAACACTAACATCAGGGGAAGTGGGCTCTTTATGGGAAGGGTATATTGGTGAAACAATGCTCTTATGCGTAATGAAACACTTTTCACAACATGTATACGATGGGAATGTAAAAGGAATTTTAACAAAAAATACCGACCTTTTGCACGCTCGAATTGCACGTTATCAGCTAATTTTTGAGCAAGAGAAAATGATAGCTCCAGCAGGTTTTAGTGAAGCAGATGTTTTTTTGAATGCTCCGCGAATGTTTTCAGATAAGTTTTACTTATTCTATTTAAAGGAAATGGCCAGAGGCTCAATTATACAATATTCAGATGCGCTATTTGGTTCGCATCGCCGCGATATGAGAGAGTTTTTTATTCAAAACATGAACGAGTATATAGACATTTTTCACGATACGATTGAATATTTGTTGGAAAAGGGAATTGTTATTCGAACACCGAGTATCCCTATTCCTAGTAAAATAGAGTTTGTTGAAAGCGAATCGTTTTTAGGAAAGCTGCGAGGAAAGCAGCGTCCCATTACAGCACAAGAAATTAAAGCCGTGTATGTGAACTTAGATACGAATATGCTTGGAAAGTCTTTAATGATTGCGTTTAGCCAAGCGGCTGAATCAGATGACTTAAGAGAATATTTAGTGCGAGGCCGAAAGATTGCTCACAAGCATATTGAACTGTTTATCAATTTATTGACGGATGAAGACCTTCCCTCACCACAGCTATGGGATCCGGAAGTCTCTGAGTCTCGAATTGCACCTTTTTCAGATAAATTAATGATGTATCACACAGGCATTGCAAGCACAAACGGACTTTCTAATTATGGAACAGCCCTTTCAAAAGTTGCTCGTAAAGACATTACAATTGACTTCGGTCGATTATCATTAGAAACAGCTAAATTTGCTCTTGATGGCGTGAAAATTAGTATTAAAAAAGGCTGGCTTGAGCAGCCCCCTTTAGCTGCTAATCGTGATTTCCTCTCGAAATAA
- a CDS encoding cobalamin-dependent protein (Presence of a B(12) (cobalamin)-binding domain implies dependence on cobalamin itself, in one of its several forms, or in some unusual lineages, dependence on a cobalamin-like analog.) has protein sequence MESQTLRLVDELLSGNQDSAWNIVEKAVEKGASSLDIYEGLLTPAMRYIGTLWEKNIVTVADEHVATTTCDYLLTRYGFYKEVTSKKNKKHGKVMLFCLEEEQHFIGLKMVSLLFEEHGFDTRFLGADLPREAAEVMATDWQPDIVALSVTISFHLDQLPQYVNLLESLDPKPITLIGGRLIASNHVANSVVDNAKQIPSLNELNEWLLRYKKGVDIHVDA, from the coding sequence TTGGAATCTCAAACTCTGAGGTTAGTTGATGAGCTACTTTCAGGAAATCAAGATAGTGCGTGGAATATAGTAGAGAAAGCAGTAGAAAAAGGCGCAAGTAGCCTAGATATTTATGAAGGTCTGTTGACCCCTGCTATGCGCTATATTGGTACGCTGTGGGAAAAGAATATCGTTACGGTTGCTGATGAACATGTAGCAACTACAACTTGTGATTACTTATTAACACGCTATGGATTTTATAAAGAGGTAACAAGTAAGAAAAACAAAAAGCACGGAAAAGTGATGTTGTTTTGTCTAGAAGAAGAACAGCATTTTATTGGATTAAAGATGGTCTCACTTCTATTTGAAGAACATGGATTTGACACGCGGTTTTTAGGAGCAGATTTGCCAAGAGAAGCAGCGGAGGTTATGGCAACGGACTGGCAGCCCGATATTGTAGCATTATCCGTTACCATTTCATTTCATTTAGACCAACTTCCGCAATATGTAAATTTGTTAGAGAGTTTAGATCCAAAACCCATTACGCTAATTGGCGGAAGGCTCATTGCATCAAATCATGTTGCAAACAGTGTGGTTGACAACGCAAAACAAATACCAAGTTTAAACGAACTAAATGAATGGTTATTACGTTATAAAAAAGGGGTGGACATACATGTCGATGCTTAA
- a CDS encoding citrate synthase/methylcitrate synthase, with product MTYVKGLEGIVAAETKVGHVDGDKGQLIYRGYWAKDLAINYTFEEVAYLIWNGQLPNHEQLNEFKEEMKAHRVLPKNIVALMDCLPRDTEVMSALRTCISALGDPSYSWPPTKNQAVALTAVTPTIIAYWYRKMNDLEVVEPNENLDHVANYLYMITGEVPDSSLVKALSAYFVLTIEHGMNASTFSSRVVASTESDMVSAICGAIGAMKGPLHGGAPSGVISMFQEIGSPENIETWVRQKLEKKEKIMGFGHRVYRTHDPRAEALKEVSKQISNDNEWFDFIVKIEDTTIRLLNEYKPGRKIYTNVEYFAAAVMKAVELPADLFTPTFTASRLVGWTAHVLEQSEDNRIYRPQSSYIGYTPVEQKQ from the coding sequence ATGACATATGTAAAAGGTTTAGAAGGAATTGTAGCAGCTGAAACAAAAGTTGGGCATGTTGATGGAGATAAAGGTCAGCTAATTTACCGTGGATATTGGGCAAAAGATTTAGCAATTAACTATACATTTGAAGAAGTAGCTTATTTGATTTGGAACGGACAGTTACCAAATCATGAACAGCTTAATGAATTTAAAGAAGAGATGAAAGCGCATCGAGTATTACCTAAAAATATCGTAGCTTTAATGGATTGTCTACCTAGAGATACAGAAGTAATGAGTGCTCTTCGTACATGCATTTCAGCACTGGGGGATCCATCTTACAGTTGGCCGCCTACAAAAAATCAAGCGGTTGCATTAACTGCAGTTACGCCAACTATTATTGCTTACTGGTATCGTAAAATGAATGATTTAGAAGTGGTGGAGCCGAATGAGAATTTAGATCACGTGGCTAACTATTTGTATATGATTACAGGAGAAGTACCGGATTCAAGCCTTGTTAAAGCATTGAGCGCTTATTTTGTACTTACTATTGAGCATGGTATGAACGCATCAACATTTTCTTCACGCGTGGTAGCGTCAACCGAATCAGACATGGTCTCTGCGATTTGTGGAGCGATTGGTGCAATGAAAGGACCTTTACATGGCGGTGCTCCTTCTGGTGTTATTAGTATGTTTCAAGAAATTGGGTCTCCAGAAAACATTGAAACTTGGGTGCGACAGAAGCTTGAGAAAAAAGAGAAAATTATGGGCTTTGGACATCGTGTTTACAGAACTCATGATCCTAGAGCAGAAGCTTTAAAAGAAGTTTCCAAACAAATATCAAATGATAACGAATGGTTTGATTTTATTGTGAAAATTGAAGATACAACCATTCGATTGTTAAATGAATATAAGCCAGGAAGAAAGATTTACACGAATGTGGAATATTTTGCTGCAGCTGTTATGAAAGCAGTAGAGCTTCCAGCAGATTTGTTTACGCCAACATTTACGGCAAGTCGACTGGTTGGATGGACTGCACACGTACTTGAACAGTCAGAAGATAATCGGATTTATCGTCCACAGTCATCTTATATTGGTTATACTCCAGTTGAACAAAAACAATAA